Proteins from a genomic interval of Desulfitibacter alkalitolerans DSM 16504:
- a CDS encoding TusE/DsrC/DsvC family sulfur relay protein: MTTLIKDGFLLNPADWNKDIAKKLAEYDGINFLTDQHWKVIFYIRDYYNDFQSVPPVFKICSATGLTTMEICSLFSKDTIRSACRIAGLPRTTKNFINFNVRGFGV; encoded by the coding sequence ATGACAACTTTAATTAAGGATGGCTTTCTTTTAAATCCCGCAGACTGGAACAAGGATATTGCAAAAAAGTTAGCTGAATACGATGGTATTAATTTTTTAACTGATCAACACTGGAAAGTGATTTTTTACATTCGAGACTATTACAACGATTTTCAAAGTGTACCGCCCGTATTTAAAATCTGTTCAGCTACAGGTCTAACAACAATGGAAATATGCAGCCTATTTTCAAAGGATACTATTAGAAGTGCATGCAGGATTGCAGGACTGCCACGTACTACAAAAAATTTTATTAATTTTAATGTGAGGGGGTTTGGAGTATGA
- the glnA gene encoding type I glutamate--ammonia ligase, whose protein sequence is MNSTDLQKQKVINEIEENGVEFIRLQFVDIFGVLKSVNITTDELDNAFDGNLMFDGSSIDGFARINESDQCLKPDPDTFQVMPWRPKEKGVARMICDVYTPDGKPFEGCPRNTLKRALKEVRETGLELNVGPEGEFFLFHIDEKGCPVFHIHDHAGYFDLAPVDRGENARRDIVLTMKKMGFRIEASHHEVAPGQHEIDFKYDEALKTADKWVTFKDVVKNIAKQHNLYATFMPKPFYRENGSAMHCNQSLFKNGENIFYDSSTECGLSQVAHYYIGGLLKHAKGITAIGNPIVNSYKRLKPGYEAPVQIGWSKSNRSTLIRVPASRGSATRVELRSPDPTANPYLIFAVMVKAGLHGIKNKITPPESIEEDVYNLSPKKRAQLDLDHLPRDLYAALKAMEEDPLIKETISEHTYNRFLEAKYKEWSDYAEQIHDWEIKSYLGKY, encoded by the coding sequence ATTAATTCCACAGATTTACAGAAGCAAAAAGTAATTAACGAAATTGAGGAAAATGGTGTAGAGTTTATTAGGCTGCAGTTTGTTGACATTTTTGGAGTATTAAAGAGTGTTAATATAACAACTGATGAACTAGACAATGCATTTGACGGCAACTTAATGTTTGATGGTTCATCCATAGATGGTTTTGCTAGGATAAATGAATCGGATCAATGTCTTAAACCAGATCCTGACACATTTCAGGTAATGCCTTGGAGACCCAAAGAAAAGGGTGTAGCACGCATGATCTGTGATGTCTATACACCAGACGGCAAGCCCTTTGAGGGTTGTCCCAGAAATACCTTAAAGAGGGCTCTGAAGGAGGTTCGAGAAACAGGGTTAGAATTAAACGTAGGACCTGAGGGTGAATTCTTCCTTTTCCATATTGATGAAAAGGGATGCCCTGTGTTTCATATCCATGACCATGCAGGATACTTTGATTTAGCACCTGTTGACAGAGGTGAAAATGCACGACGAGATATAGTTCTTACAATGAAGAAAATGGGCTTTAGGATTGAAGCATCTCATCATGAGGTTGCACCCGGCCAGCACGAAATTGATTTTAAATACGATGAAGCGTTAAAAACCGCTGATAAATGGGTTACCTTCAAGGATGTTGTAAAAAACATAGCTAAACAACACAATCTATATGCCACATTTATGCCTAAACCATTTTACAGGGAAAACGGATCAGCTATGCATTGCAATCAATCACTATTTAAAAATGGAGAAAATATTTTTTATGACTCTAGTACAGAGTGCGGCCTAAGTCAGGTAGCCCACTATTATATTGGTGGATTATTAAAGCATGCCAAAGGAATAACCGCTATTGGCAACCCCATTGTAAACAGTTACAAACGTCTAAAACCAGGATATGAGGCTCCAGTACAAATAGGCTGGTCAAAATCCAATAGAAGTACCTTAATTAGAGTTCCTGCTAGCCGTGGATCAGCAACTAGAGTTGAATTAAGAAGCCCTGATCCAACTGCAAATCCATACTTAATATTTGCCGTAATGGTAAAAGCAGGCCTCCATGGCATTAAAAACAAAATAACACCACCAGAATCTATCGAAGAAGACGTATATAATCTATCCCCCAAAAAAAGGGCCCAGCTGGACTTAGATCATTTACCAAGGGATCTATATGCTGCTTTGAAAGCAATGGAAGAGGATCCCCTAATAAAAGAAACTATTAGTGAACACACCTACAATCGTTTCCTAGAAGCCAAGTATAAGGAATGGTCTGATTATGCAGAGCAGATTCATGACTGGGAAATCAAAAGCTATTTAGGAAAGTACTAA
- a CDS encoding 2-hydroxyacid dehydrogenase, with product MSKWNVYVTRLLPKPAMDLLMKHCNVEVNQEDRVLTRQELLRQVKGRDAIISLLTDTIDSKLMDSAKGIKIIANYAVGFNNIDIEAATERGICITNTPDVLTDATAELAWALLLATARRVVEADNYLRAGKFKGWGPQLLLGHSVKGKTLGIIGTGRIGQEFARMAEGFKMDILYYDIQPNLEFERETSAKYVNLDELLTRCDYISLHVPLTPKTQHLIGPRELKLMKNTAVLINTSRGPVIDEGALVKALLDKEIWGAGLDVFENEPELAPGLADLDNVVILPHIASATIEARTDMGLVAVKNILAAMENKLPPNCLNPEAFNRQKI from the coding sequence ATGTCAAAATGGAATGTATATGTAACTAGATTGCTTCCTAAACCTGCCATGGACCTCTTGATGAAGCATTGCAATGTGGAAGTTAACCAGGAGGATAGGGTATTGACTAGACAGGAGCTTCTAAGACAGGTTAAAGGACGTGACGCAATTATATCCTTGTTGACTGACACAATAGATAGTAAATTAATGGATTCTGCCAAAGGGATAAAGATAATTGCTAATTATGCAGTAGGTTTTAATAACATAGACATTGAAGCTGCAACTGAAAGAGGCATTTGCATTACCAATACACCTGATGTTTTAACTGATGCTACTGCCGAGTTGGCCTGGGCCCTATTACTTGCCACCGCTAGAAGAGTAGTAGAGGCAGATAATTATTTAAGAGCAGGAAAATTCAAGGGCTGGGGTCCCCAGTTGCTGCTAGGTCATAGTGTAAAAGGTAAAACCTTAGGCATCATAGGAACTGGAAGAATAGGTCAGGAGTTTGCTAGAATGGCAGAGGGCTTTAAGATGGATATCTTATATTATGACATTCAACCCAACCTGGAATTTGAAAGAGAAACATCAGCCAAATATGTAAATCTTGATGAGCTGCTGACCAGATGTGACTATATATCCCTGCATGTACCTCTAACCCCCAAAACTCAACATTTAATAGGCCCTAGAGAGCTTAAGCTTATGAAAAATACTGCTGTCCTTATCAACACATCCCGTGGCCCTGTAATTGATGAAGGTGCACTTGTTAAAGCTTTACTGGATAAAGAGATTTGGGGAGCAGGTCTGGATGTTTTTGAAAATGAACCTGAACTTGCACCAGGTCTTGCTGACTTGGACAATGTCGTAATTTTACCCCATATTGCTAGTGCCACTATTGAAGCTCGAACAGATATGGGCTTGGTTGCAGTTAAAAACATACTGGCAGCAATGGAAAACAAGCTGCCGCCTAATTGTCTAAACCCAGAAGCTTTTAATAGACAAAAGATATAA
- a CDS encoding tyrosine-type recombinase/integrase, which yields MKTATRTQYELFDERYYRMIQYLSSEGDYWKDNDRWYMDAESFKEALIPVIKSGHWLLCDFSSYKNERLKVEMKYFLLYSMKDGIIEAISVYKNYRQAIANIGKLLSSIRNVTSFNGLNTYDRELENAGLNDTESYRYLQLKHGAAKFITDYYGDRDELEKDVWRAARIPGTKVSAAGKREKVSISFENIPTYYREMTKRFMSRLVIKRSWSYCTEMMMYIRYFFRTFYAHRYTDGFLERLARQDIEKYLGWVAGDYEGKNATFRSKAVSFIRQFIDYIQLAEYPQAPKKDVNRLIFEDDIPKRERSADTMGKVKYVPEPIRWQLDVCIGEIEPVEMMPVYVLLRETGWRGTDVLNLRYDSCLEHLWNSHDKEYIPYLCAEITKTGIPLLKIPIRKEVADMVKKIVDDAVKRSTDDNNPDKYLFNTYEGRCKGLPLSKPAFSAAVQQLIDKKGILDGDEKPYHFKAHALRHTRALEYTEQGMPIGIIQQILGHCSLQMTLHYSKVTENMLYRKWKETEKLNLLHLESTPPNGHKEKLKEEIRYEFIRKNLDAVRVPFGLCFKPAKLPCRQQINQCLDCANFCTSRDNIAEYEKEIEKVKEHLKISKTLGRSEWEEKNRNYLEILEKMLSRIQKEGLIHKNGIHREECDG from the coding sequence ATGAAAACAGCAACTCGTACCCAATATGAGTTATTTGATGAAAGATACTATCGGATGATTCAATATCTGTCATCAGAAGGAGATTACTGGAAAGATAATGATAGATGGTACATGGATGCCGAAAGTTTCAAGGAGGCTTTAATACCCGTGATAAAGTCAGGTCACTGGCTTCTTTGTGACTTCAGTTCATACAAAAATGAGCGATTAAAAGTAGAAATGAAATACTTCCTACTCTACTCTATGAAGGATGGGATTATCGAAGCTATCAGTGTCTATAAGAACTACCGGCAGGCGATAGCAAACATAGGAAAACTGCTGTCATCAATAAGGAATGTAACAAGCTTTAATGGGCTGAACACTTATGACAGGGAATTAGAAAATGCAGGACTGAATGACACAGAAAGCTACAGATATCTGCAATTAAAGCATGGAGCTGCCAAGTTCATCACGGATTACTATGGTGACCGTGATGAGCTAGAAAAGGATGTCTGGCGTGCCGCCCGTATTCCAGGCACAAAAGTATCAGCGGCAGGAAAACGCGAGAAGGTCAGCATAAGCTTCGAGAATATACCAACCTATTACCGTGAAATGACAAAGCGCTTTATGAGCCGCCTTGTCATCAAACGAAGCTGGTCCTATTGCACAGAAATGATGATGTATATCCGATACTTTTTTAGGACTTTTTATGCCCATAGATATACAGATGGCTTCCTTGAGAGACTTGCAAGGCAGGACATTGAAAAATACTTAGGCTGGGTTGCCGGTGACTATGAAGGTAAAAACGCTACATTTCGCAGCAAGGCAGTCTCGTTTATCCGGCAGTTTATTGACTATATACAGCTTGCTGAGTACCCACAAGCACCGAAGAAGGATGTAAACCGACTGATATTTGAAGATGATATACCAAAGCGTGAGCGGTCAGCAGATACCATGGGAAAAGTAAAATATGTGCCAGAACCAATCAGATGGCAACTAGATGTCTGCATTGGCGAGATAGAACCTGTAGAAATGATGCCAGTATATGTCCTGCTCCGGGAGACAGGATGGCGTGGGACAGATGTTCTGAACCTCAGATATGACAGTTGTCTAGAGCATCTGTGGAATAGCCATGACAAAGAATACATTCCTTATCTGTGTGCAGAGATCACAAAGACAGGGATACCACTTTTAAAGATTCCAATCCGTAAAGAAGTAGCAGATATGGTAAAAAAGATTGTGGATGATGCAGTGAAGCGCAGCACAGATGACAATAATCCAGATAAATACCTGTTCAATACCTATGAAGGGCGCTGTAAAGGGCTTCCATTAAGCAAACCAGCATTCTCAGCAGCCGTACAGCAATTGATAGACAAGAAAGGAATCCTTGACGGGGATGAAAAGCCATACCATTTCAAGGCTCATGCCCTAAGACATACGAGGGCATTAGAATATACAGAGCAGGGAATGCCCATAGGAATCATTCAGCAGATTCTAGGACATTGCAGCCTTCAAATGACGTTGCACTATTCGAAGGTCACTGAAAACATGCTGTATAGGAAATGGAAAGAGACAGAGAAACTAAACCTTCTGCATCTTGAAAGTACGCCGCCTAATGGGCATAAGGAAAAGCTAAAAGAAGAAATCCGATATGAATTTATCCGCAAGAATCTGGATGCTGTGAGAGTCCCATTCGGATTGTGCTTTAAACCAGCAAAACTGCCATGCCGCCAACAGATAAACCAATGCCTTGACTGTGCTAACTTCTGTACTAGCCGTGACAATATTGCAGAGTATGAGAAAGAGATTGAAAAAGTGAAAGAGCATCTAAAAATCAGCAAAACACTTGGGAGAAGCGAATGGGAAGAAAAGAACCGGAATTATCTTGAAATCCTTGAAAAGATGCTCTCACGAATCCAGAAGGAAGGGCTGATCCATAAAAATGGCATTCATCGGGAGGAGTGTGATGGCTGA
- a CDS encoding NAD(P)/FAD-dependent oxidoreductase, with amino-acid sequence MEKYDVIVVGAGPAGIFTCYELVERQPELRVLLIDKGHDIYKRSCPILQKKISKCPPSNKNKATTGCLPACSITNGFGGAGAYSDGKFNITTEFGGWMTEYMLSSEVLKLIKYVDSINIKHGATSIATDPTTQAVKNIEKRGLASGLKLLRAEVRHLGTEQNLQILKSIYEFLKTKIDMVFETEVTDFLINKDSGSMRVEGIRTLKNEEIKGSSVVVVPGRDGSEWLTRVLQSYDLEMTSNQVDVGVRVETLDTIMEEINENLYEGKFIFRTSVGTTVRSFCSNPSGHVVIENHSGIMLANGHAYKAKNLGSNNTNFALLVSHKFSYPFNKPTEYAKSISKLANDLSGGSVLLQSFGDVLKGRRSTDKRIKEGFVEPTLKEAAPGNLSLVLPYNTMKSIIEMIQALDNVTPGIASEHTLLYGVEAKFYSSRPRLTNSFETEIAGLYAGGDGAGVTRGLAQAGACGVAIARDIVKKYH; translated from the coding sequence ATGGAAAAATATGATGTTATAGTGGTTGGTGCCGGACCTGCTGGAATTTTTACATGTTATGAGCTGGTGGAAAGACAACCAGAATTAAGAGTTCTTTTAATTGATAAGGGCCATGATATATATAAACGTAGTTGTCCTATCTTACAAAAAAAGATTTCCAAATGCCCACCATCTAATAAAAATAAAGCTACTACAGGGTGTCTTCCTGCTTGTTCTATTACTAATGGTTTTGGTGGTGCAGGAGCATACTCAGATGGAAAGTTTAATATTACAACTGAGTTTGGCGGTTGGATGACAGAATATATGTTATCTTCTGAGGTATTAAAACTTATAAAATATGTAGATAGTATAAACATTAAACATGGTGCCACCTCAATAGCAACTGATCCAACAACACAAGCTGTAAAAAATATAGAAAAAAGAGGGTTGGCCAGCGGATTGAAGCTGTTAAGGGCTGAAGTCAGGCATCTTGGAACAGAACAAAATCTGCAGATTCTCAAAAGTATTTATGAGTTCTTAAAAACTAAAATAGACATGGTATTTGAGACTGAGGTTACTGATTTCCTTATTAATAAAGACTCAGGTTCAATGAGGGTTGAGGGAATCCGCACTCTAAAAAATGAAGAAATAAAGGGTAGTAGTGTTGTTGTGGTTCCAGGGCGGGATGGTTCGGAATGGCTAACTAGAGTATTACAATCGTATGACCTTGAAATGACCAGCAACCAGGTGGATGTAGGTGTACGAGTAGAGACGCTAGATACTATTATGGAAGAGATTAATGAAAACCTTTATGAGGGCAAATTCATTTTTAGAACCTCAGTTGGCACAACTGTAAGAAGCTTTTGCAGTAACCCATCAGGTCATGTTGTTATTGAAAACCATAGTGGGATTATGTTGGCCAATGGGCATGCTTATAAAGCTAAAAACCTGGGCAGTAATAACACTAATTTTGCCCTGCTGGTATCCCATAAGTTCTCTTACCCCTTTAATAAACCAACAGAATATGCAAAATCAATATCCAAGCTTGCCAATGATTTATCTGGCGGTAGTGTTTTACTCCAAAGCTTTGGTGATGTATTAAAAGGGAGACGATCTACTGATAAAAGAATCAAGGAGGGCTTTGTAGAACCCACGTTAAAAGAAGCTGCTCCAGGCAACCTGAGTCTTGTGCTTCCATACAATACAATGAAAAGCATCATTGAGATGATTCAAGCTCTGGACAATGTTACGCCGGGAATTGCCTCAGAGCATACACTGCTTTATGGAGTTGAAGCAAAGTTTTATTCTTCTCGTCCTAGACTCACCAATAGCTTTGAAACGGAAATTGCAGGTCTCTATGCAGGTGGAGATGGTGCAGGAGTAACCAGAGGACTGGCACAAGCCGGTGCCTGTGGAGTAGCAATAGCCAGGGATATAGTAAAAAAATATCATTAG
- a CDS encoding sigma-54 interaction domain-containing protein, translated as MSNNKKIDFEFVINSISEGVFTVDHEFNVTTFNYAAENITGFKRDEALGKKCYDIFKSSHCNSESCLLHMAVCKGEKGYSTDVVINCRGKLIPIDISVMPLFCDKGNVIGGVQIFSDQSKILGLYQQLTKSYSFQNIIGKNKKMQEIYEMIQAVAPYRSSVLIIGESGTGKELVARAIHFLSDRRYKPFIKVNCAALSPTLLESEFFGHEKGAFTGAAFTHQGRFELAENGTIFLDEIAEIPLSLQAKLLRVLQEGEFERVGGKKTLKHDIRVIAATNKDLLHEVNEGRFRQDLYYRLNVFPIKLPSLNERTEDIPLLIEHFIQKFNSYFKKSKKGVSRDAMKFLLHYSFPGNVRELENAVEYAFIKGKGDFIMFEDLPPDMIWPDKESNPFSKLEDIEKYHIQRILNQTGGNKHDAANLLGITRKTLYNKIKKYNL; from the coding sequence ATGTCAAATAACAAAAAAATTGATTTTGAGTTTGTAATAAATAGTATATCTGAAGGTGTATTCACTGTAGACCATGAGTTTAACGTCACTACCTTTAACTATGCTGCTGAGAATATTACAGGATTTAAAAGAGATGAAGCACTTGGAAAAAAGTGTTATGATATTTTTAAGAGTTCCCACTGTAATTCAGAAAGCTGCCTGCTGCATATGGCTGTATGTAAAGGGGAGAAAGGGTATTCTACAGATGTAGTAATCAATTGTAGGGGGAAGCTAATACCTATAGATATATCTGTCATGCCTCTGTTTTGTGACAAGGGAAACGTAATAGGTGGAGTACAGATATTTTCTGATCAAAGCAAAATTCTAGGTTTATACCAACAGCTAACAAAAAGCTATAGTTTTCAAAACATTATAGGAAAAAATAAAAAGATGCAGGAAATCTATGAAATGATTCAAGCAGTAGCCCCTTATCGCTCCAGTGTGCTTATTATCGGTGAAAGTGGCACAGGGAAAGAATTAGTGGCTCGTGCTATTCACTTTTTAAGTGACCGCAGATACAAGCCTTTTATAAAGGTTAACTGTGCTGCCTTGTCTCCTACACTTTTAGAATCTGAATTCTTTGGTCACGAAAAAGGTGCTTTTACTGGAGCAGCTTTCACGCATCAAGGTCGTTTTGAATTAGCAGAAAATGGAACTATTTTTTTAGATGAAATAGCAGAAATTCCATTATCCTTACAGGCAAAGCTGCTAAGAGTATTACAGGAAGGGGAATTTGAAAGAGTAGGGGGCAAAAAAACCCTAAAACATGATATCCGGGTTATAGCTGCCACCAATAAAGACCTTCTTCATGAAGTTAATGAGGGCAGATTCAGGCAGGACCTTTATTACAGATTAAATGTATTTCCGATTAAACTGCCTTCATTAAATGAAAGAACAGAAGATATACCATTGTTAATAGAACACTTTATACAAAAATTTAATTCCTATTTCAAGAAATCCAAAAAGGGTGTTTCACGAGATGCCATGAAGTTTTTGCTGCACTACAGTTTCCCTGGAAATGTACGAGAATTAGAAAATGCAGTAGAATATGCCTTTATTAAGGGCAAGGGTGATTTTATCATGTTTGAAGATTTACCCCCTGATATGATATGGCCAGATAAAGAAAGTAATCCTTTTTCTAAATTAGAAGACATAGAAAAGTATCATATCCAAAGAATACTTAATCAGACCGGCGGAAACAAGCATGATGCTGCCAATCTGTTAGGTATAACACGCAAGACCCTTTATAATAAGATAAAAAAGTATAATCTGTAA
- a CDS encoding DedA family protein, translating into MSLDGLIGIIEGAHWVTLFIWLMLGVVFAPINRESIILFMGVLASADSIPPAYAFFISVMATYVGYSLGFFLAKLIKRLFFENPSKRVQKRIETCNNLLECYGVHAIIISYFIPGARHFLPVILGLGVMSLAKFLSISFIGANLWTAVFFFPAYLLGENWSLVVKHVFEHSGFTILVIVSVTLLCIGFLLNYKNRKKKKLPENSI; encoded by the coding sequence ATGTCTTTAGATGGATTAATAGGGATTATTGAAGGGGCCCATTGGGTAACCCTTTTTATTTGGCTTATGTTAGGTGTAGTTTTTGCTCCTATTAATAGAGAATCTATTATACTTTTTATGGGAGTTCTGGCATCAGCAGATTCAATACCTCCAGCTTATGCTTTTTTTATTAGTGTTATGGCCACATATGTTGGTTATTCGTTAGGCTTTTTCTTAGCCAAATTGATTAAAAGGCTTTTCTTTGAAAACCCCTCAAAGCGTGTACAAAAAAGAATTGAAACCTGCAACAATCTTTTAGAGTGCTATGGTGTCCATGCAATTATAATAAGCTATTTTATTCCCGGTGCCCGCCATTTCCTTCCAGTAATACTGGGGTTGGGAGTAATGAGTCTGGCGAAATTTTTATCAATATCCTTTATTGGTGCAAACCTTTGGACCGCAGTATTTTTCTTTCCAGCATACCTCTTAGGAGAGAACTGGAGTCTTGTTGTAAAGCATGTTTTTGAGCACAGTGGTTTTACAATTTTAGTCATAGTGTCAGTAACTCTATTATGCATAGGTTTTCTCTTAAATTATAAAAATAGGAAAAAGAAGAAGCTGCCTGAAAACTCTATCTGA
- a CDS encoding tyrosine-type recombinase/integrase: MKIVKLKTVDGRIRYYLAYDTGAPVSPVLKYLKFKDNTGYARNTLRMHCIHLKHFFTYLGEAGKDYEQVNIDDLAGFLAWLKNPDILKKVVPIRFEPEHQPQTINAMVDTIVMFYDYLLRHEGMENQLSEKLAKFVRDPGRNYRSFLHGIAENRRIKSHILKLPVPRMQLRTISKENATVLLNSCTNLRDYLLLYLLFETGMRIGEALSLWLEDFDMAGLTITLHDRGELENQAEIKTVSSPRRLDCTQELMDLFTEYICEHHTAEIHTNHVFLKLKGAMKGSAMDYTDVDNLFRSLRKKTSIRVTPHMFRHTSLSLLYSAGWEPEMLKHRAGHKNIYTTLDTYVHPSEEEVAEAFRKVTESLKIPSMGREAGQ, translated from the coding sequence ATGAAAATAGTAAAACTAAAGACAGTGGATGGAAGGATCAGATACTATCTGGCTTATGACACAGGAGCACCGGTGTCGCCAGTGCTGAAATATCTGAAGTTCAAAGACAATACTGGATATGCAAGAAACACGCTCAGGATGCACTGCATCCACTTGAAACACTTTTTCACTTATCTTGGAGAAGCCGGAAAGGATTATGAGCAGGTAAATATTGATGACCTTGCGGGATTTCTGGCATGGCTTAAAAACCCCGATATCCTAAAGAAAGTAGTCCCTATTCGATTTGAGCCAGAGCATCAGCCACAGACAATCAATGCAATGGTAGACACGATTGTTATGTTTTACGACTATCTTCTCCGACATGAAGGCATGGAAAACCAGCTATCAGAAAAACTAGCGAAGTTTGTTAGGGATCCAGGCAGAAATTACAGGAGTTTCCTACATGGAATAGCGGAGAACAGGAGGATAAAAAGCCATATCCTAAAGCTGCCGGTACCAAGGATGCAGCTCCGAACCATTAGCAAGGAAAATGCCACAGTACTTCTCAATTCCTGCACAAACTTAAGAGACTACCTCCTGCTGTATCTACTGTTTGAGACAGGAATGCGGATTGGTGAAGCCCTTTCCCTATGGCTTGAAGATTTCGATATGGCAGGACTGACCATTACTCTGCATGATAGGGGAGAACTGGAGAACCAGGCAGAGATCAAGACAGTATCAAGCCCACGAAGGCTAGATTGTACACAGGAATTGATGGATTTATTCACAGAGTATATCTGTGAGCACCATACCGCTGAAATCCATACCAATCATGTATTCCTCAAACTTAAGGGAGCCATGAAAGGAAGCGCAATGGATTACACAGATGTGGATAATCTCTTTCGAAGTCTGCGCAAAAAGACCAGCATCAGAGTGACGCCTCATATGTTTCGCCACACATCGCTTAGCCTGCTTTATTCGGCGGGATGGGAACCGGAAATGCTCAAGCACCGTGCAGGACATAAAAACATTTACACAACATTAGATACCTATGTCCATCCTTCAGAAGAGGAAGTGGCAGAAGCGTTTAGGAAAGTAACAGAGAGCCTCAAAATCCCCTCCATGGGAAGGGAGGCTGGTCAGTAA
- a CDS encoding TusE/DsrC/DsvC family sulfur relay protein, with translation MRGGLNFFSSSLAKRKFMIKGPACVKDEQIWEQLVHEVLTHLEKVKRVTDEHYIVMGHVRKYYLEKGRAPSIFEICTLTGFSMKQFLELFPDWPHTLFNIDFIVCTVLDLPLWNTEI, from the coding sequence ATGAGAGGAGGTCTAAATTTTTTTTCATCTAGTTTGGCAAAGAGGAAGTTCATGATCAAGGGTCCAGCCTGTGTCAAAGACGAACAAATCTGGGAGCAGCTTGTACACGAGGTCCTAACTCATTTAGAGAAGGTTAAAAGAGTAACTGACGAGCATTATATTGTTATGGGGCATGTTAGAAAGTACTACTTAGAGAAAGGCCGTGCACCTTCTATTTTTGAAATCTGTACACTAACTGGTTTTTCTATGAAGCAATTTCTTGAGTTGTTTCCAGACTGGCCGCATACATTATTTAACATTGATTTTATAGTCTGTACAGTGTTAGATCTTCCATTATGGAACACAGAAATATAA
- a CDS encoding DUF6262 family protein: MADKMKGLLESDRKRTQEAKAKALVAINQLVVSGKKVNFNSVYRYSGISKSFLYEDVDIRKRIEEQRACDVNNEMNKRAKYDKTSRSKDVIIETKDKRIAKLEEENRKLRIELEHLRGLLYE; the protein is encoded by the coding sequence ATGGCTGATAAAATGAAAGGATTACTCGAAAGCGATAGAAAAAGAACACAAGAAGCAAAAGCAAAGGCACTGGTTGCAATCAACCAGTTGGTTGTATCTGGGAAGAAAGTGAATTTTAATAGTGTCTATAGGTATAGTGGTATTTCAAAAAGCTTTTTATATGAAGATGTGGATATACGAAAAAGAATTGAAGAACAACGGGCATGTGATGTGAATAACGAAATGAACAAACGTGCTAAATATGACAAAACATCGCGTTCAAAGGACGTGATTATTGAAACAAAAGATAAGCGCATAGCAAAACTGGAAGAAGAAAATCGGAAGCTTCGCATAGAACTGGAACATCTTCGAGGGTTGCTATATGAATAA